GATCACTCCACTTTTCTGCGTGAAAGGTGGGAGCGGCTGCTGCGCTCGCTCTATCCGATCACCGGGGTGGTCTTCGATGGGGAGCGCGCACCGATGACCGGTGCTGAGGTGCGTGGCTATCACGTCGGCATCAAAGGAGTTGACAGCCAAGGGCGCCGTTACAGTGCCCTTGATCCCGATGTCTTCTACTGGGCGCACGCGACGTTCTTCAAGTCGTTGTTGTTGTCGGTGGAGCGCTTCGGTGCGGGTCTTACCGAAGCGCAGAAACGGCAGCTGTTCGACGAACACATCGTCTGGTATCGGATGTACGGCATGAGCATGCGGCCCGTGCCCAGGACCTGGGAGGAGTTCCAGGAGTACTGGGACCACATGTGCGCAGATGTGTTGGAGGACAACAAGGCCACCCGGGATCTGCTGGATTTCGCCCAGCTGCCCAAGCCGCCGTTCCTGCCGATGATGCCGAACTGGATGTGGCGGTTGTCGCTTCCCGTCTTCACGCGGTTCTCCGAATGGGTGATGGTCGGAATGTTCGATGAGCCAGTGCGAAAACGCTTGGGATATACCTGGACCCACCGCGATGAGCGGCGTCTGGAATGGCTGGGACGAGCGAATCGCGCGATCTTCGGGCTGGTGCCGTTCCGGTGGCGAAAGCATCCGCGTGCGCGCGCGGGATGGGACCGGGCGACCGGGCGGGTACCCGTCGACGCGCCGCTGCCGCAAACGTCCGCGCGCTACCTGCCGCTGGCGGAGCTGCGCGACAGTCCTCATCATTACAGCCCCAAAGTGACCTAGCCGCAGTTTGTCTTTCGCCGGTGACAAGGCCTCACATGGTGCGAAGATTGCTGCTCATGGCAGGAAGTTGGGGTTCTGTCCTCACCGGGCTCATTC
The nucleotide sequence above comes from Mycobacteroides saopaulense. Encoded proteins:
- a CDS encoding oxygenase MpaB family protein codes for the protein MADGEGDSLTAGCPVTHGSDRSVVTPLGPESLTWKLTADWSGMLMGSYATAMQNMHPKLGAAVEDHSTFLRERWERLLRSLYPITGVVFDGERAPMTGAEVRGYHVGIKGVDSQGRRYSALDPDVFYWAHATFFKSLLLSVERFGAGLTEAQKRQLFDEHIVWYRMYGMSMRPVPRTWEEFQEYWDHMCADVLEDNKATRDLLDFAQLPKPPFLPMMPNWMWRLSLPVFTRFSEWVMVGMFDEPVRKRLGYTWTHRDERRLEWLGRANRAIFGLVPFRWRKHPRARAGWDRATGRVPVDAPLPQTSARYLPLAELRDSPHHYSPKVT